In Mucilaginibacter celer, one DNA window encodes the following:
- a CDS encoding TonB-dependent receptor: MKITGLLIFLLAMQLSARTMAQKVSITKENSELKSVLKELHKRTGYLFIFNNAVMLKAKPVTINVVNTELSQVLIQIFKDQPLTYELDDNTIIIKERTAPKQQDKSEEEQPAAPKKITGKVTDSKGTPIPGVTVMIKGSQAAVSTLVDGSYTINANKGDILQFRFLGFETKEVLVEDQTSLNVTLTEVSKGLSEVVVIGYGNATRATLSSAVSTVSNKDLNKGAITDVGQLLQGKVPGLNITASGDPNKPAAVVLRGASTINSSQGPFYVVDGVPGVDIATIAPDDIATIDVLKDAAATAIYGNRAANGVIMVTTKKGKKGQLAIAYNGYVGAEKVANQLDMMNADELRSFLKTNNQAPSSADDKGANTDWQKAIERNTAISHNHNLSFSGGTEHSSYYASVNYVKKDGIIANTGLERVIGRLALTQSAFDDKLKFNLSVTNSNSDANDVPYRNVILLQSALFLPFSPIKNADGSYFENPTTQNYYNPVAMLNNSVSDTKYNNLVAAFNTQLKLPFGLTYNLNLSYLKTNTLHGEFYTSYFTSHYNGLYDNPDPGLGYHNQQTFGSNGQATRSSLQTVNKILETYFNWDKKIGNHSINAVLGYSWQNNTIGDGFQVTTSNFPVDNVSYNNLALSNPYAVSGFQVNFGPDGVFQETRLISDFARLNYNYNEKYLLQGSIRRDGSSVFGKEHQWGYFPSVGAAWRISQEGFMKESSTVNDLKLRASYGITGNSSGFNAYTAQAISGTLGTFYSNGNYINALGATQAANVNLQWEKTSTANLGLDFELFKGKVSGAIEVYNKKTTGMIFSYAVDPILVPTGSIVANGGSMTNKGIEVSINTTPVRTPNFRWSTSINLAHNKNVINSLSNPLFSGGDSVLYSFPEGAGQSSHSLQILKSGKPLGQFFSLQYAGKNADGVSQFVGADGKLTTSPTIGTDYHYLGSAQPKLLVGWSNDFHYKNFDLNIFFRGVFGNKIFDATRADLFRPNTAQYTNILKDAAGESAADYNAYLYSSRFVESGSYLRLDNATLAYNFKLNSKYIKLFRIYTSANNVFIITKYKGVDPEINQGGISPGVDYNNFYPKTRTLLIGANVTF, from the coding sequence ATGAAGATCACGGGCTTACTAATTTTCTTGCTGGCTATGCAGCTCAGCGCCCGTACCATGGCGCAAAAAGTTAGCATCACCAAAGAAAACAGCGAGTTGAAATCGGTTTTAAAAGAACTGCATAAACGTACAGGCTACCTGTTTATTTTTAACAATGCAGTTATGCTTAAGGCAAAGCCAGTAACTATTAATGTGGTGAATACGGAACTTAGCCAGGTATTGATCCAGATTTTTAAAGATCAGCCTTTAACCTACGAACTTGATGATAATACCATTATCATTAAGGAGCGCACGGCACCGAAGCAACAGGATAAAAGTGAAGAAGAGCAGCCTGCAGCGCCCAAAAAAATAACCGGAAAGGTTACCGATAGTAAGGGCACTCCTATACCTGGTGTAACGGTTATGATAAAAGGAAGCCAGGCAGCGGTATCAACCCTTGTTGATGGTTCATACACTATCAACGCTAATAAAGGTGATATTTTGCAATTCCGTTTCCTGGGTTTTGAAACCAAAGAGGTTTTGGTTGAGGATCAGACATCGCTTAACGTTACACTCACTGAGGTTTCTAAAGGCTTGAGCGAAGTGGTTGTGATTGGTTACGGTAATGCCACCAGAGCCACATTAAGCAGCGCGGTATCTACCGTAAGCAATAAGGACCTGAATAAAGGCGCTATTACAGATGTTGGCCAGTTATTACAAGGTAAGGTTCCGGGACTGAACATCACTGCAAGCGGCGACCCCAATAAACCTGCCGCGGTAGTGTTGCGCGGTGCATCTACCATAAACAGTTCCCAGGGGCCGTTTTATGTTGTCGATGGTGTTCCGGGTGTTGATATAGCAACCATTGCACCAGATGATATTGCCACCATTGACGTGTTAAAAGACGCGGCGGCGACCGCCATTTACGGTAACCGGGCAGCTAACGGCGTTATTATGGTTACCACCAAAAAAGGTAAAAAAGGCCAGTTGGCAATAGCTTACAATGGTTATGTTGGTGCCGAAAAAGTGGCAAACCAGCTTGACATGATGAATGCCGACGAATTAAGAAGTTTCCTGAAAACCAACAACCAGGCCCCGTCTTCTGCCGACGATAAAGGCGCCAATACCGACTGGCAAAAAGCCATCGAACGCAATACGGCGATATCACATAATCACAACTTATCCTTTAGCGGCGGTACCGAGCATAGCAGCTATTACGCCAGCGTTAACTACGTAAAAAAAGATGGTATAATTGCCAACACAGGCCTGGAGCGTGTAATTGGCCGCTTAGCCTTAACACAAAGCGCTTTTGATGATAAACTGAAGTTCAACTTATCGGTAACCAACTCAAACAGCGATGCTAACGATGTGCCTTACCGTAACGTAATCCTGCTGCAATCTGCGCTTTTCCTGCCTTTTTCGCCTATTAAAAATGCCGATGGCAGTTATTTTGAAAATCCAACAACGCAAAACTATTATAACCCGGTGGCTATGCTCAATAATAGCGTAAGCGATACCAAATATAATAACCTTGTTGCCGCTTTCAATACCCAGCTTAAACTGCCTTTTGGCTTAACATACAACTTAAATTTATCCTATCTAAAAACTAATACTTTACACGGAGAGTTTTATACCTCTTATTTTACTTCGCATTATAACGGCCTGTATGATAATCCCGACCCGGGTTTAGGATATCATAATCAACAAACCTTCGGCTCGAACGGCCAGGCTACCAGAAGTTCCTTGCAAACAGTGAATAAAATTTTAGAAACCTATTTTAACTGGGATAAAAAAATTGGAAACCACTCCATCAACGCGGTGTTGGGCTATTCATGGCAAAACAATACTATTGGCGATGGTTTCCAGGTAACTACCTCCAACTTCCCGGTTGATAATGTTAGCTACAACAACCTTGCTTTAAGTAACCCGTATGCTGTATCTGGGTTTCAGGTTAATTTTGGCCCGGATGGGGTATTTCAGGAAACCAGGCTGATATCCGACTTTGCCAGGTTAAACTATAACTACAATGAAAAATACCTGTTACAGGGGTCAATAAGGCGTGATGGTAGTTCTGTTTTCGGTAAAGAACACCAGTGGGGGTATTTCCCATCGGTAGGTGCTGCCTGGCGCATCAGCCAGGAAGGCTTTATGAAAGAAAGCAGTACAGTTAATGATCTTAAACTGCGGGCCAGTTATGGTATTACAGGTAATTCATCCGGCTTTAACGCCTACACGGCGCAGGCTATATCAGGAACCTTGGGTACTTTTTACAGCAATGGTAACTACATCAACGCGTTGGGCGCTACCCAGGCAGCAAACGTAAACCTGCAATGGGAAAAAACATCTACCGCCAACCTTGGTCTGGACTTTGAACTGTTTAAAGGAAAAGTAAGCGGCGCGATTGAGGTTTATAATAAAAAAACCACTGGTATGATCTTCTCCTACGCGGTTGATCCTATCCTGGTACCAACCGGAAGTATCGTGGCTAACGGCGGCAGCATGACTAATAAAGGTATCGAGGTATCTATTAACACCACGCCGGTACGCACCCCAAATTTCAGGTGGTCAACCTCAATTAACCTTGCGCATAATAAAAACGTAATCAATAGTTTATCTAATCCGCTGTTTTCCGGAGGCGATTCGGTATTGTATTCCTTCCCCGAAGGTGCAGGCCAATCCAGCCATTCATTACAGATCCTGAAATCGGGCAAACCGCTTGGCCAATTCTTTTCGCTTCAGTATGCCGGTAAAAATGCCGACGGTGTTTCGCAATTTGTTGGAGCCGATGGCAAACTAACAACCTCACCAACAATAGGTACCGACTATCATTACCTGGGCAGCGCGCAGCCTAAACTGCTTGTGGGCTGGTCTAACGATTTTCATTACAAAAATTTCGACCTGAATATCTTTTTCAGGGGAGTATTTGGTAACAAAATTTTTGATGCCACACGTGCCGATCTTTTCAGGCCTAACACAGCGCAGTACACCAATATCCTGAAGGATGCGGCCGGCGAATCGGCGGCAGATTATAACGCTTATCTGTATTCGTCGCGTTTTGTGGAAAGCGGAAGCTACCTGCGTTTGGATAACGCCACCCTGGCTTATAATTTTAAACTGAACAGTAAATACATCAAACTTTTCAGGATCTATACTTCGGCGAATAATGTGTTTATCATCACAAAGTATAAAGGTGTTGATCCGGAAATTAATCAGGGTGGTATTTCTCCGGGTGTAGATTACAATAACTTCTATCCCAAAACCAGGACGCTGCTGATTGGGGCTAACGTAACTTTTTAA
- a CDS encoding FecR family protein, with protein sequence MSERIAYLFQQYFNKTETPAERDELMQFIIKSESETSVQRLMEEVFKSNQFEEDPFPAGARDRMLGAALGESVSDHLDEKIIPLRKQASKFIYIAAAVLVLALSFGIYRYRLQKSNETLAAGKLHHDVNPGGNKAILTLANGEKIELNDAKNGKLVQQGGTAVVKLANGSVAYVAGGQAAGTSLMNTMATPRGGQYRLQLPDGTVVMLNAESSISYPTAFSGKTRNVSITGEAYFEVAKNKKMPFIVSFGNQKVEVLGTHFDIRAYSEQPGKTTLLEGSVKISSQNQKQLLVPGQQAVYNIGAKKFEIKTVDTDDVVAWKNGLFLFDNTELDQVMSELGRWYDVKFEYQGIKPQLNFTGLVKKNIPLSKALKILETTGGIKFTIAADKVIIEKK encoded by the coding sequence ATGTCTGAAAGAATAGCCTACTTGTTCCAACAATATTTTAACAAGACCGAAACGCCGGCTGAGCGTGATGAACTGATGCAGTTCATCATTAAATCAGAGTCGGAAACATCGGTGCAGCGGTTGATGGAAGAAGTATTCAAATCAAATCAGTTTGAAGAAGATCCTTTCCCGGCCGGTGCCCGCGATAGGATGTTGGGTGCCGCGTTGGGTGAATCAGTTTCCGATCATTTGGACGAGAAGATCATTCCATTAAGAAAACAAGCAAGTAAATTTATTTATATCGCTGCCGCGGTATTGGTTTTGGCTTTATCATTCGGGATATATCGATATCGTTTGCAAAAAAGCAATGAAACCCTTGCGGCAGGGAAGCTACATCATGATGTTAACCCCGGTGGCAATAAGGCGATTTTAACGCTGGCCAATGGCGAAAAAATAGAATTGAATGATGCAAAGAATGGAAAGCTTGTGCAGCAGGGAGGTACGGCGGTTGTAAAACTGGCTAATGGAAGTGTTGCTTACGTGGCTGGAGGTCAGGCTGCCGGTACTTCGCTCATGAACACTATGGCCACCCCAAGGGGAGGGCAATATAGGTTGCAGTTGCCCGATGGCACAGTTGTAATGCTTAATGCTGAATCTTCCATATCATACCCAACGGCATTTTCCGGCAAAACAAGAAACGTTAGTATTACCGGCGAGGCTTATTTTGAAGTAGCGAAAAATAAAAAAATGCCTTTTATAGTGAGTTTCGGTAACCAAAAGGTAGAAGTACTTGGAACACACTTCGATATACGTGCTTACAGCGAACAACCGGGTAAAACCACGCTTTTGGAAGGTTCTGTTAAAATATCAAGTCAAAACCAAAAACAATTACTGGTGCCGGGGCAGCAGGCCGTTTATAACATAGGCGCTAAAAAATTTGAAATTAAAACTGTTGATACCGACGATGTTGTAGCCTGGAAAAATGGATTGTTTTTGTTTGATAATACAGAACTTGACCAGGTGATGTCTGAACTGGGCAGATGGTACGATGTGAAATTCGAATACCAGGGGATAAAACCGCAGCTCAACTTCACAGGGCTTGTTAAAAAGAATATCCCCTTATCAAAGGCGCTTAAAATTTTAGAAACAACAGGCGGCATTAAGTTTACCATCGCTGCCGATAAAGTGATCATAGAGAAAAAATAA
- a CDS encoding alpha-N-acetylglucosaminidase, producing MNRISKVFIYMLLCSLCCKANKSAAQLNIPSSYALIKRVIPAAAQKFIVEPLPVNGQRDVFEVQGANGKIILRGNNGVAVASALYHYLTEYAHCQVTWNGSNLKLPAKLPMPVGKIRKSTPYQYRYYLNYCTYSYSMSWWDWKRWEKEIDWMALHGINMPLAITGQEYVWDKVYKSMGFSSQDMQSFFTGPAYFGWFYMGNIDAWDGPLPQSWITSHRDLQVKILQRERELGIKPVLPAFTGHVPASFKKHYPNAKLKQTNWNNGFADTYILDSEDPLFAQIGKKFIQEQTKVYGTDHLYSADTFNENEPPSNDPKFLSELSARVYDGMKGADPKAVWVMQGWLFFSDRKFWKNEQIKALLNAVPNDQMIVLDLNTDYEPIWKRTEAFYGKPWIWNMLHNYGGNNSLFGRIEAVASQPAQALADPASGKMVGIGLTMEAIEQTPVLYELMTQNTWQNKPINLDNWLPRYVFNRYGVKSKEAEEAWQILRATVFNGKDIRDGAESIITGRPTLDSAAVWTRTHLNYNRKDLLPAWDKMIAAVPQCKQSSGFNYDLVDVTRQVLANYGRPIQLKWIKAYRDKDDKAFVKYTNDYLSLIADMDKLLATQKDFMLGPWIADARAWGTNAAEKALYEKNARNLITLWGGADSPLHEYSCRQWSGLLNDFYKVRWQKFFELLQSSLETGKEPDFKQFEEAIKNWEWGWVNSSKAYPAVPVGSSTLIAQQLYEKYRANMGNDLK from the coding sequence ATGAACCGCATATCCAAAGTTTTTATTTACATGCTGCTATGCAGCCTTTGCTGTAAAGCAAATAAATCCGCGGCGCAACTAAATATACCATCATCATACGCCTTAATAAAACGGGTTATACCCGCCGCTGCTCAAAAATTTATAGTTGAGCCGCTCCCTGTTAACGGGCAGAGGGACGTTTTTGAAGTACAAGGCGCTAATGGAAAGATCATACTAAGAGGCAATAACGGCGTGGCTGTGGCTTCGGCCTTATACCATTATCTTACCGAATACGCACACTGCCAGGTTACCTGGAACGGATCAAATCTGAAGCTGCCAGCCAAGTTACCTATGCCCGTTGGTAAAATCCGCAAAAGTACGCCTTACCAATACCGGTATTACCTTAACTACTGTACATATAGCTACAGCATGAGCTGGTGGGATTGGAAGCGCTGGGAAAAAGAAATTGACTGGATGGCTCTTCACGGCATCAATATGCCGTTGGCTATTACCGGGCAGGAGTACGTTTGGGATAAGGTTTACAAATCAATGGGTTTCAGTAGCCAGGATATGCAAAGTTTTTTTACCGGTCCGGCATATTTTGGCTGGTTTTATATGGGCAATATTGATGCCTGGGATGGTCCGTTGCCCCAAAGCTGGATAACAAGCCACCGCGACCTGCAGGTTAAAATATTACAGCGCGAGCGTGAACTGGGTATAAAACCGGTGCTCCCTGCTTTTACCGGCCATGTGCCTGCTTCGTTTAAAAAACACTATCCAAATGCCAAACTAAAGCAAACCAACTGGAACAACGGTTTTGCCGATACTTATATTCTCGATTCGGAAGATCCTTTGTTTGCGCAGATAGGTAAGAAATTTATACAGGAACAAACCAAAGTTTACGGAACCGATCATCTGTACTCGGCTGATACATTTAATGAGAACGAACCGCCATCCAACGATCCTAAATTTCTATCAGAGCTAAGCGCGAGGGTTTATGATGGGATGAAAGGTGCCGACCCCAAAGCAGTTTGGGTGATGCAGGGCTGGCTGTTTTTCAGCGACCGGAAGTTTTGGAAAAATGAGCAGATCAAAGCGTTATTAAATGCCGTACCTAATGACCAGATGATCGTACTTGATCTGAATACCGATTATGAGCCGATTTGGAAACGTACCGAAGCCTTTTACGGCAAACCCTGGATCTGGAATATGCTGCATAATTACGGCGGCAACAACAGTTTATTTGGCCGCATTGAGGCCGTGGCTTCACAACCGGCGCAGGCGCTTGCCGATCCGGCCTCGGGAAAAATGGTAGGCATCGGTTTAACTATGGAAGCTATTGAGCAGACGCCCGTACTTTATGAGTTGATGACGCAAAATACATGGCAAAACAAACCCATCAATCTTGATAATTGGTTGCCGCGATATGTGTTTAACCGCTATGGCGTAAAAAGTAAAGAAGCGGAAGAGGCCTGGCAGATACTGCGTGCCACCGTTTTTAACGGCAAGGATATCCGCGACGGCGCTGAATCAATCATTACCGGAAGGCCTACCCTTGATTCGGCAGCGGTATGGACCCGGACTCACCTCAATTACAACCGAAAGGATCTGCTTCCGGCGTGGGATAAAATGATTGCAGCCGTACCACAGTGCAAACAAAGCAGCGGTTTTAATTATGATCTGGTTGATGTTACACGGCAGGTGCTGGCAAACTATGGCAGGCCTATCCAGTTAAAATGGATCAAAGCCTACCGTGATAAAGATGACAAAGCTTTTGTAAAATACACCAACGATTACTTAAGCCTGATAGCCGATATGGACAAGCTGCTGGCAACCCAAAAGGATTTTATGCTTGGGCCGTGGATAGCCGACGCCCGCGCCTGGGGAACCAACGCTGCCGAAAAAGCGCTTTATGAAAAAAATGCCCGTAACCTTATCACCCTATGGGGCGGGGCAGATAGTCCGCTGCATGAGTATTCATGCAGGCAATGGAGCGGTTTGCTTAACGATTTTTATAAAGTGAGGTGGCAAAAATTTTTTGAGCTTTTACAAAGTTCGCTGGAAACAGGTAAGGAGCCAGACTTTAAACAGTTTGAAGAAGCTATAAAAAATTGGGAGTGGGGATGGGTTAATTCGTCAAAAGCCTACCCGGCTGTACCTGTCGGTAGCAGTACACTGATAGCACAGCAGTTGTATGAAAAGTACCGGGCTAACATGGGTAATGATCTTAAATAA
- a CDS encoding RNA polymerase sigma factor, translating to MSIKPIHNESEILSKISAGDVRAFTCLFDFYYKNLGQYVYRLTESLDATEEIVQDVFVKIWSGREGISEIDSFTNYLFIITRNKTYRFLKDKAVAHSRQQRYQQQYQEECCFQDETSTEEDFSRMIDELIEKLPPQQRKVYELSKINHLKYSEIAALLSISPETVKKHIVAANKFIKNSISEKNDQLFLLFFMVYLHFLK from the coding sequence TTGTCCATCAAACCAATTCATAATGAGAGCGAGATCCTCAGCAAAATTTCTGCTGGAGATGTTAGGGCATTTACCTGCCTGTTCGATTTTTATTATAAAAACCTTGGTCAATATGTTTACAGGTTAACAGAATCACTTGATGCTACAGAAGAAATTGTTCAAGATGTTTTTGTAAAGATCTGGTCGGGCAGGGAAGGTATTTCGGAGATAGACAGTTTTACAAACTATCTTTTTATTATAACCCGCAACAAAACCTATCGTTTTTTAAAAGATAAAGCGGTGGCGCATTCCAGGCAGCAGCGGTATCAACAACAATACCAGGAAGAGTGCTGTTTTCAGGACGAAACAAGTACTGAAGAAGATTTTTCCCGTATGATAGATGAGCTTATCGAAAAGTTGCCCCCGCAACAACGAAAGGTGTATGAGCTTAGTAAAATAAATCACTTAAAGTACAGCGAAATAGCCGCGCTGCTTTCCATCTCTCCCGAGACGGTAAAAAAGCATATTGTAGCAGCTAATAAATTCATTAAAAACAGTATTTCTGAGAAGAACGATCAGCTGTTTCTGCTCTTTTTTATGGTTTACCTCCATTTTTTAAAATAA
- a CDS encoding glycoside hydrolase family 28 protein — protein sequence MKFKSAFVIVWFAYLAIFNQLAKADDKIFNIVASGAIGNGKTDNTLIIQKTINQCAASGGGIVLVPLGKFVTGVIELKSNVELRLASGAQLLATIKRAAYGPEKASALIVAKNCNNVAITGAGLIDGRGEALLKDIYRMLRKGTLKDKEWKTYNEWHQKRPEEDNRPKLIFFDKCDNVKISDIIIKNGLCWIQEYRGCTNMFINNIKVISNTFLNNDGIDLVDCKKVKLTNSFFNVADDGICLKSSDPNSFCEDIVIADCKIRSSASAFKMGTASFGGFKKIKVSNISVYDTFRSAIAIESVDGGIIEDIDVRHVIAKNTGNAIFIRLGKRQKIRSAGTVSGIHIADVKAEIPAGKPDQGYHMDGPREQFAHNVFPMSVTGIPGSPVRDVTLEDINITYAAVAKKKVAFFNIDSLAKIPEQISAYPEFSMFGELPVSVFYARHTEGINLKNINITYTGYDFRTPFVFDDVNGLYAEKIDVSGFKTLPLLLLNNVKVKMLQDIQPSDKRQQVIKTQ from the coding sequence ATGAAATTCAAATCTGCATTTGTTATCGTTTGGTTCGCTTATCTTGCAATTTTTAACCAGCTTGCAAAAGCCGACGATAAAATTTTCAATATCGTGGCATCGGGAGCGATTGGCAATGGTAAAACCGATAACACGCTTATTATTCAAAAAACCATTAATCAATGCGCGGCTTCGGGCGGTGGCATTGTGCTGGTACCGCTGGGAAAATTCGTAACGGGCGTTATCGAACTGAAATCAAATGTGGAATTGCGTTTAGCTTCGGGTGCACAACTATTGGCAACTATTAAACGCGCAGCCTATGGCCCGGAAAAAGCGTCGGCGCTAATTGTAGCTAAAAACTGCAATAACGTTGCAATTACCGGTGCCGGTTTAATAGATGGCAGGGGTGAGGCATTGTTGAAAGATATATACCGCATGCTCAGGAAAGGCACCCTCAAAGACAAGGAGTGGAAAACCTATAATGAATGGCACCAGAAGCGCCCGGAAGAAGATAATCGCCCGAAACTGATATTTTTTGACAAATGCGATAACGTTAAGATCAGCGACATTATCATTAAAAATGGTTTGTGCTGGATCCAGGAGTACCGTGGCTGTACCAATATGTTTATCAACAATATCAAGGTTATCAGCAATACATTTTTAAATAACGATGGGATTGACCTGGTGGATTGTAAAAAGGTTAAGCTTACTAACAGCTTTTTTAACGTTGCTGATGATGGCATCTGCCTTAAATCATCCGATCCTAACAGTTTTTGTGAAGATATTGTTATCGCCGATTGTAAAATCCGCTCAAGTGCAAGCGCCTTTAAAATGGGTACGGCATCCTTCGGCGGCTTTAAAAAGATAAAAGTAAGTAATATCTCCGTTTATGATACATTCCGTTCGGCCATCGCTATCGAATCTGTAGACGGCGGAATTATCGAAGATATTGATGTAAGGCATGTAATCGCAAAAAATACCGGTAACGCAATTTTTATACGATTAGGCAAACGCCAAAAAATAAGGTCAGCAGGTACAGTTAGCGGCATCCATATTGCCGATGTTAAAGCCGAAATACCTGCAGGAAAACCAGACCAGGGTTATCATATGGATGGCCCGCGCGAACAGTTTGCGCACAACGTTTTCCCAATGTCGGTAACAGGTATCCCCGGCTCGCCGGTGAGAGACGTTACGCTCGAAGATATTAATATCACTTATGCAGCTGTTGCTAAAAAAAAGGTTGCTTTTTTCAATATTGATTCTTTAGCCAAAATACCTGAACAAATATCTGCTTATCCGGAGTTTTCAATGTTTGGCGAATTGCCTGTATCGGTTTTCTACGCCCGGCATACCGAAGGTATCAATTTGAAAAATATAAACATCACTTACACAGGCTATGATTTCCGTACACCATTTGTTTTTGATGATGTGAACGGACTTTACGCCGAAAAGATTGATGTCTCCGGCTTTAAAACTTTGCCATTGCTGTTACTGAATAATGTTAAAGTGAAGATGCTGCAGGATATACAACCTTCCGATAAACGCCAACAGGTAATCAAAACCCAGTAA
- a CDS encoding RagB/SusD family nutrient uptake outer membrane protein: MNRILKGIGFYAILMLGFSSCQKVSVPVKTELTSDVFPQNTAQYAQAAGPVYVALRGNISVEHFFMQSASTDEVIFPAYGGNWYNGGEYQRLHYHTWTKDHPGVSGEWTWTSTIIGLANQTLATLQTVEPEGTAKQQDLAELRMVRALAYFYQMDSFGNVPIVTVAGDYTPHPNKTRTEVFNFIESEIKAALPALSTTTGQTTYGRPTKYMAYALLAKMYLNAEYYTGTKRYDDCIAACDNVISSGAYHLEPRSSYLKMFYPNNGPQTAEFIFAIPFDPSANNTLPFRSQNLHQRYDLPRRLVNKYKVNFTPDGAISTLPSYYANFNDVNDIRNKQWLTGKQYQFDGITPVTYTTTNQSYDQFYKGSDPNGSITYQVELTPNIVLRQDVGTFDVGNDEIGWNMGYHNIKFYPDSTSLNRNMKNDIPVFRYSDILLMKAEAILRGGAPTQGQTALSLVNMLRAERTTSPAWTSVTLDLLYAERCREFAWESWHRNDMIRFGKYETAWGFKTDADPNHRIFPIPTQAMQLNKALVQNPGY, from the coding sequence ATGAACAGAATATTAAAAGGCATTGGCTTTTACGCTATACTCATGTTAGGTTTTTCATCGTGCCAAAAAGTATCGGTACCGGTGAAAACAGAATTAACTTCAGATGTTTTCCCGCAAAATACAGCTCAGTACGCGCAGGCGGCGGGCCCTGTTTATGTGGCTTTGAGGGGTAATATATCAGTCGAACACTTTTTTATGCAATCGGCCAGTACCGACGAGGTGATATTCCCTGCTTACGGCGGCAACTGGTATAATGGGGGTGAATATCAGCGATTGCATTACCATACCTGGACAAAAGACCATCCAGGTGTGAGCGGTGAGTGGACCTGGACATCTACCATTATCGGCCTGGCCAATCAAACCCTGGCGACACTTCAAACGGTTGAGCCCGAAGGAACAGCCAAGCAGCAGGACCTTGCCGAACTACGCATGGTTAGGGCCTTAGCTTATTTTTATCAAATGGATAGCTTTGGCAATGTGCCGATAGTTACCGTCGCCGGCGACTATACACCGCATCCGAATAAAACCCGTACTGAGGTTTTTAACTTCATCGAATCAGAGATTAAAGCCGCGTTACCTGCGCTAAGCACCACTACAGGGCAAACTACTTACGGCAGGCCAACAAAATATATGGCTTACGCTTTGCTGGCTAAAATGTACCTTAATGCCGAGTATTATACCGGCACCAAACGTTATGACGACTGTATTGCTGCCTGCGATAACGTGATCAGTTCGGGCGCGTACCACCTTGAGCCAAGAAGCAGTTACCTTAAAATGTTTTATCCGAACAACGGCCCGCAAACTGCCGAGTTTATATTCGCGATACCGTTTGACCCTTCGGCAAATAACACGCTGCCCTTCAGGAGCCAAAACCTTCACCAACGCTATGATTTGCCAAGACGGTTGGTTAACAAATACAAGGTTAATTTTACACCGGATGGCGCTATCAGTACCTTGCCATCGTACTACGCTAATTTTAATGACGTAAACGATATCAGGAACAAACAATGGTTAACAGGCAAACAATACCAGTTTGATGGCATAACCCCTGTAACTTACACCACAACCAACCAAAGTTACGACCAGTTTTATAAAGGCAGTGATCCTAACGGATCAATTACCTACCAGGTTGAGTTAACACCAAACATCGTTTTAAGACAGGATGTTGGCACCTTCGACGTAGGAAACGATGAAATAGGCTGGAACATGGGCTACCATAACATCAAATTTTATCCTGATTCTACCTCATTAAACAGGAATATGAAAAACGATATCCCCGTTTTCCGTTATTCAGACATTTTGTTGATGAAGGCTGAAGCTATTTTAAGGGGCGGCGCGCCTACCCAGGGGCAAACCGCGCTTTCGCTGGTTAATATGCTGCGTGCTGAGCGTACCACATCGCCGGCCTGGACTTCGGTAACGCTCGATCTGCTGTACGCGGAACGTTGCAGAGAGTTTGCCTGGGAATCGTGGCACCGGAACGATATGATCAGGTTTGGCAAATATGAAACAGCCTGGGGCTTTAAAACTGATGCCGATCCGAACCACCGTATTTTCCCCATCCCAACTCAGGCCATGCAGCTAAATAAAGCGCTTGTTCAAAACCCTGGGTACTGA